A genomic window from Leptospiraceae bacterium includes:
- a CDS encoding hybrid sensor histidine kinase/response regulator, which produces MELKINRNALINTENESKNFSMLIVDDEESNLRVLRRIFEDNFTLYEAKNGKIALEIIKNLKRNETIHVIITDQRMPVLNGVELLADSIQYLPKSIRIILTAYTDIEAVIDAINKGQVYKFISKPYDPADLRITVFRAMEALELELKNNELEKINKSKDKIFAIISHDLRSPIGSIKNLITLLQTEDVSKEEFIHLSGKLKNSIESIHFTLENLLQWAQSQMKGITTIKKPFFLNPIILKVFDFFKETARVKNIKISIEVNESIQILADEEQIRLVLRNLLSNSIKFTDHDGSIRVSATTNNHSCMITILDSGIGISQTEISEILEGKYVSNYGTDGEKGTGLGLVLCKEFITYNGGSLSIESTPGQGSSFCVTLPLTNTPESL; this is translated from the coding sequence ATGGAACTTAAGATCAATAGAAATGCCCTTATAAACACAGAGAACGAAAGTAAAAATTTCTCCATGTTAATAGTTGACGATGAGGAATCGAATCTGAGAGTTCTCAGAAGAATCTTTGAAGACAACTTCACCCTTTATGAAGCAAAAAATGGTAAGATAGCACTTGAAATTATAAAAAATCTAAAAAGAAATGAAACTATTCATGTCATAATTACCGATCAAAGAATGCCTGTTTTGAATGGAGTCGAATTGCTGGCAGACTCGATTCAGTATCTACCTAAATCCATACGAATTATCTTAACAGCCTATACCGATATAGAGGCTGTTATTGATGCAATAAATAAAGGGCAGGTTTATAAATTCATTTCCAAGCCTTACGACCCGGCAGATTTAAGAATCACTGTTTTTAGAGCGATGGAGGCCTTAGAGCTGGAACTTAAGAATAATGAATTAGAGAAAATTAATAAATCTAAAGACAAAATCTTCGCCATCATCAGCCATGATTTACGTTCTCCGATAGGTTCCATCAAAAACTTGATAACTTTGCTACAGACGGAAGATGTTTCGAAGGAAGAATTTATCCACCTTTCAGGAAAGCTAAAAAATAGTATAGAATCTATACATTTTACACTGGAAAATTTATTACAGTGGGCTCAGTCTCAAATGAAAGGTATAACAACGATAAAGAAACCTTTCTTTTTAAATCCTATTATTTTAAAAGTTTTTGATTTTTTTAAAGAAACAGCCAGGGTAAAAAATATCAAGATAAGCATAGAGGTTAATGAAAGTATACAAATTTTAGCTGATGAAGAACAAATCAGACTTGTTCTTCGAAACTTATTAAGTAACTCAATCAAATTCACCGATCATGATGGCTCTATCCGGGTCAGTGCAACTACAAACAATCATTCTTGCATGATAACCATATTAGATAGTGGAATTGGAATCTCTCAAACTGAAATTTCAGAAATACTGGAAGGTAAGTACGTAAGCAATTATGGTACAGATGGAGAAAAAGGTACCGGCTTAGGATTAGTACTATGTAAAGAATTTATAACTTATAATGGTGGTAGTTTAAGCATTGAAAGTACACCGGGTCAGGGTTCTTCTTTTTGTGTTACATTACCTCTAACAAATACTCCGGAAAGTCTGTAG
- a CDS encoding fused response regulator/phosphatase, whose product MSLNINKDALEKFNYQNLKKKYTILIVDDEESNLRALRKCLDSSYNLLEASDGQEALELLLKLPNPNIIQLIITDQRMPHLNGIQFLEKSISLIPFAIRIILTAHIDQDDIIDAINKGNIYKFIIKPFEPNEIKLTIKRSLEAYELHNHNLLLKEELSEKENHLKEEIDKRKKVELEKQIQEQLLIQKTQIAEQAEILKHLNSTLNDTLKQIRFDLNFAKRIQEKLLPLNFQIIQDLKFTFQYIPIEEVGGDIFDIIELPSGIIRIFLADATGHGVQAALITMLIKSEYEVLKSSQTSTANVLDKLNKLFLSKYYSLGTFFSCIICDVDLKNGHFTYSSAGHPFQVMISKTEGITKLNKTGRAIGLKKNTEFIENQMPFRPGDKLLLYTDGIFEEFNDSGEQFGEEQILNLIKQYQNLSAQFIGNIILKSLYDFLSSSSTRDDITFIGVEWKEEIK is encoded by the coding sequence ATGTCATTGAATATAAACAAAGATGCACTTGAAAAATTCAATTATCAAAATCTAAAGAAAAAATACACCATCTTAATTGTAGATGATGAAGAGTCCAATTTAAGAGCACTTAGAAAATGTTTAGACAGCAGTTACAATTTATTAGAAGCATCAGATGGCCAGGAAGCTTTAGAACTACTCCTCAAATTACCAAATCCGAATATTATTCAATTAATTATTACAGATCAAAGGATGCCACATTTAAATGGTATCCAATTTTTAGAGAAATCAATCTCCCTTATCCCTTTTGCAATTAGAATTATACTTACCGCTCATATCGATCAGGACGATATAATTGATGCCATTAATAAGGGAAATATCTACAAATTTATTATAAAACCATTTGAACCCAATGAAATAAAACTTACAATAAAACGGTCTCTAGAAGCCTATGAACTTCACAACCATAATCTACTTTTAAAAGAAGAACTTAGTGAAAAAGAAAACCATCTTAAAGAAGAAATAGATAAAAGAAAAAAAGTTGAACTTGAAAAACAAATACAAGAACAGCTTCTAATTCAAAAAACCCAGATTGCAGAGCAAGCTGAAATTCTAAAACATCTAAACTCTACTTTAAATGATACCTTAAAACAAATACGCTTTGATTTAAACTTTGCCAAGAGAATACAGGAAAAACTACTTCCTTTGAACTTTCAAATTATTCAAGATTTGAAATTTACCTTTCAGTATATCCCTATTGAAGAGGTAGGTGGAGATATTTTTGATATTATCGAATTACCATCAGGAATAATACGAATTTTTCTTGCTGATGCAACCGGACACGGAGTTCAAGCAGCTTTAATCACCATGCTCATTAAAAGTGAATACGAAGTTTTAAAGTCTTCCCAAACCTCAACTGCCAATGTATTAGACAAACTTAATAAACTATTTCTAAGTAAATACTATTCCCTCGGAACTTTCTTCAGTTGCATTATCTGTGATGTTGACTTAAAAAATGGACATTTTACTTACTCCTCAGCCGGACATCCTTTTCAGGTAATGATTAGTAAAACAGAAGGCATTACCAAATTAAATAAAACCGGTCGAGCCATCGGGTTAAAAAAGAATACTGAATTTATTGAAAATCAAATGCCATTTCGCCCCGGAGACAAATTATTATTATATACAGATGGAATTTTTGAAGAATTTAATGATAGTGGAGAACAATTCGGAGAAGAGCAGATTTTAAATCTAATTAAACAATATCAAAATTTAAGTGCCCAATTTATAGGAAATATCATTCTAAAGTCTCTCTATGATTTCTTAAGTAGTTCTTCAACAAGGGATGATATAACTTTTATCGGAGTGGAATGGAAAGAAGAAATTAAATAA
- a CDS encoding histidine kinase, with protein sequence MNTYFAKIPFGLQGLLILLLLFFLNTCSYSSEDFYRIQYLEVASDFQTDTQNLKIPENFSKKLKLSDTELEFVELRFPIPQNLLLKGKNLAINAGRISDVSRFYLNGYELGGFGNIEPYRPGAMRLFLRILPDSYLKYGETNYITVRLYSIPGKFPIRAFDAFKLGTSDVILLDFFINELILISFILLYLIAATYHIFLYFRRRKDIYHIFLALFILVFSSYIFLADSQLRDSIFGNAIFLHRKLEFISLFLITPCFLLFLGKYFRDRVGKTEIIVFLVSFSFCIPVIFGDITLVNTSLFAWQVSFLLFLPFLVFYVYHYVVKKTREGLYLGLGLLSMVIAAINDILVSLNVINSIRITSYSLSLFVFGLIGLLANHFVDTLNRSEELLSKVSRLNLELIKKNIHPHFLMNSIQTAITLVEEDPKKANTLLYNLVDELRETIRVSESRLSSLKSEIEICKNHLSIMSYRKEKEFKFKLNGKPEHIQIPPLSLLTLIENGLSHGYATKDSGLFILFIYNDKTKVKLELFNDSEEISKPTKQKSTGTGFKYVEARFQEAFGNNWRIEKGKVKGGYRVILEFPFFEPKVNKQE encoded by the coding sequence TTGAACACTTATTTTGCAAAAATTCCATTCGGCTTGCAGGGCTTGTTAATACTCCTTCTTCTTTTTTTCTTAAACACCTGTTCTTATTCTTCTGAAGATTTTTACCGAATCCAGTATTTAGAAGTTGCAAGTGATTTTCAGACAGATACTCAAAATCTTAAAATCCCGGAGAATTTCTCAAAGAAACTCAAGCTTTCAGATACCGAACTTGAATTTGTAGAACTTCGCTTTCCTATTCCCCAAAATTTATTACTCAAAGGAAAAAATCTCGCTATAAATGCCGGGAGAATTTCAGATGTTTCTCGTTTTTATTTGAATGGTTATGAGTTGGGAGGTTTCGGAAATATTGAACCCTATAGACCGGGAGCTATGCGCCTTTTCCTGCGAATTCTTCCTGATTCTTATTTAAAATATGGTGAAACAAATTACATTACGGTAAGACTATATTCTATTCCCGGCAAATTCCCTATTAGAGCCTTTGATGCATTCAAACTCGGAACATCTGATGTAATTTTATTAGATTTTTTCATCAATGAGTTAATCCTAATCTCATTCATTCTACTATATTTAATAGCTGCGACTTATCACATTTTTTTATACTTCAGAAGGAGGAAAGACATTTATCATATTTTCCTGGCTTTATTTATTTTAGTTTTCTCTTCCTATATTTTCCTTGCTGATAGTCAATTAAGAGATTCTATTTTTGGTAATGCAATATTTCTTCATAGAAAATTAGAATTCATTAGTCTCTTTCTAATTACCCCCTGCTTTTTATTATTTTTAGGAAAATACTTTCGAGATAGAGTTGGAAAAACTGAGATAATTGTTTTTCTTGTATCCTTTTCATTTTGTATCCCTGTAATTTTTGGTGATATTACCCTGGTTAATACCAGTCTTTTTGCCTGGCAAGTCTCCTTTCTTTTATTTTTACCATTTTTAGTTTTTTACGTTTATCATTATGTTGTAAAAAAAACCCGGGAAGGTTTGTATCTAGGACTCGGTCTTTTAAGTATGGTAATAGCTGCTATTAATGATATTTTAGTTTCTTTGAATGTTATCAACAGTATCAGGATTACAAGTTACAGCCTTTCTCTATTTGTATTCGGACTCATAGGCCTATTAGCCAATCATTTCGTGGATACCCTGAATCGTTCCGAAGAACTACTCTCAAAAGTATCCAGATTAAATCTTGAATTGATAAAAAAAAACATACATCCTCACTTTCTAATGAATTCAATTCAAACTGCTATTACTCTCGTAGAAGAAGATCCTAAAAAAGCTAACACTCTACTCTATAACCTTGTTGATGAATTACGTGAAACCATAAGAGTTTCCGAATCTCGTTTATCATCCTTAAAAAGTGAAATTGAAATCTGTAAAAACCATTTAAGTATTATGAGTTACAGAAAAGAAAAAGAATTTAAGTTTAAACTCAATGGAAAACCTGAACACATCCAAATCCCTCCTCTTAGCCTATTAACTCTTATTGAAAATGGATTAAGTCATGGATATGCAACGAAAGATAGTGGTTTATTTATTCTTTTTATATATAATGATAAAACGAAGGTAAAATTAGAACTCTTTAATGATAGTGAAGAAATAAGCAAACCTACAAAGCAAAAAAGTACAGGTACCGGTTTTAAATATGTTGAAGCAAGATTCCAGGAAGCTTTTGGAAACAATTGGAGAATTGAAAAGGGAAAAGTAAAGGGAGGTTACAGAGTCATCCTGGAGTTTCCATTTTTTGAACCGAAGGTCAATAAACAGGAATAA